In the Salvia miltiorrhiza cultivar Shanhuang (shh) chromosome 8, IMPLAD_Smil_shh, whole genome shotgun sequence genome, TGATCCATCACTCAACCCTTTTCAAGAAATATCTTCATCAGATTCTTGGAGAAGCCGCTCACAAGCGCCACCCCCGGCTGGTTTGCCGGCACCGACGTCGCCCTCGAATCCCTCAAATTCCAAAACACAATCTCCGGTAAACATTCTCCGTATCCCTTCTCTCTGTACTTCCTCACGATCGCCCCATAATCCGTCTCCCACGGATTCATCGAAGCCTCATCGAATTACATATCACTGAACACAAACAGCCTCTTTATCATCTCATCCGCCTTCAGCTTCCCCTTCTCCGCCACTTTCAGTATCACATCGAACACCTTTTGGAAATCAGTGTTCATCACCCACTCCATTCTTCTCACAAACTCAATCTTCTCTTTCAAGCTTTCCCCTCTCACTATCTGGAGCTGAGGATTTTCGCTGAAGGTGATGAGCTTCCCCTTCCATGGCTCCTCGCTTAGCTCCGACACCAGAACTCCTAGCGCCACCGAAACCTCCATAGGGATTCCATCCATACTCCCAGAAACGTCACAGATTGCAAGGCAATTGCTCAATTTCCCAACCTTGGCCATGTCCTCCACCATTCTCTTCCATTGAAGCTCCGCCACTTGGCCGCCGTTATCTTCGTCATCCAAGGACGCGATTATCTGATGAGGAAGCAATGCACCGGCGGCGATCTTGGCTTTGCCCGACTTCACTTTCTCAAGATACACCTCCGGCAGCTGAAGCGCCCTCCGCAGCGGCACCAACACCTCCTTCCTCAGCCTATCCCTCACATCTATTTCTCATTCATCAAAGCTAAAACAAAACTCTCGACATAAATTGTGAAGGAAAAATAGATCGAAATTCTTCAATCTTGACAAAATCACTACAGCTTTGATCACATTAGATTGAAATTCTTCAATCCTCCTCAGACGCTGGAAAATTCTTCGGTGAAGAAGAAACGATCTCTTATAGAGGAAGAGGACCAAACGAAAccctagagagagagatcgaaaCTGCAGCAcagagaagagagggagagccggagagggagagggagagaagagagagagagaagagaggatcCGTTGCCGCTGTGCGTCGCGCTGGTGGTGGTTCGCTGTGCAGCGGTGGCCGGCGACTGTGGAGCGGCGGCaaggacgagagagagagggagagtcgaagagggagagggagagggagagaagagagagagagagaagagtgtacgatagagagagaagagagagggagagaaatatggcttacttttttaatttttattgttaggggtaattttgtacttttacacaaaaactggtcactttttattattttatcttaatggacaatttttatctttacaatatgaaagtggatagttttatatattagctctatatattatatcaatttcattttttttattttttattttgatttcattaatatcttataattttatgtattataatatatttttatgaaataattgaaCGACATGGTCAACACGAGACACAATTTTCATAGCTATAATTTGTTAGTATCAATTTCATTGATATCTTATAATCTTCTATATCGTAGTATACTTTTAAGAAATAATCGAATAATGTTGATTTGGAAAAttatatagaaattaaaaaaaactatatatatcaaaagAATTGTAAGAGACTTAAAAATATCGATGTAAAAAAAAAGCCGAAACtaagaaaattaagaaaaagagaaaatggtGGGGGTATAAAAAAATTTGGTCAAAGCAATAACatttgaaataaaaaagaaaattaaaaataattaaaaacataaacTTAAAATAATCTCAAACCTttacacaaaatcttgggtaaacctgggtgtaccgtataagcgggttgacccgtactcagaatagtgttatttatatggtTTGGGTCAGGATATGAGTTCAAATAAGAGTACGAGTCAAAGTGCAACCCAGTTGTACGGTACAATCCGGTGTACCTAAGATCACCTCTAAACTTTAATCGatcatatttttcatattttaaactagtttttttttacaaattatacatcaataaatttttttatcacaATCTTTAATATAATGCatattacaaattttattttaaattaaataacccAATTTCTGGAAATAAAGAGCaaaaataagagaaaagaaagaaatagccggaaaaatgaaattaaaagaaaacttTATCTTTGGCATGGGCAAAGCAACAAATTATGGTTGGTTTCGTTCTAGAACTTGGAGTGACTGTtcaagcattttttttaataagactGTTGAATTTAAATTGATTGCATATCTGTAAAAGATTATAGTGATTTTTAAGGATGCAAATCCATGATTTATTTCCTAATTCAATAGTGTATAGAAGGCAAAAATCAAAAAACTTGTCACATTTAATCAAATAACCGATAATATATGAAAGGGGCAAATCAGCCATGATcgtaaatattttataatagaaTTAATTTTTGAGGGTATTATGTATGTACATGTTATGTAAGAAAATCTCTTTTCCCTTTAATGTGTCCCAACACTAATTATATATGAACTATAATTGACGTTAAACAACCGAATAATCTTTcttcaactaaaaaaataaaaattatagtgAACGTAAGAAAAACCTTATGCAAATAAGTTAAGGCgtagattttaaaataattaaattaattgagagaataaaaaaagtaattaatataaaaaataaaagtaattgtACTTACTATTTTACTCTCATAATTCACGattcaaaatatttttggttgtgaatttgaattttttgctATAATTTACAATTTGAAATGGTCTTGGTAGTGAAGTTTAATTTTATGCTATAATTGACGACTCGAAATACTTTTGATTGTTAATTATATACATTTTTGCATAATTTATGATAACGACTCATCTGTATAATAAAAGGAAATCTATATTTGACAAGTtaagttcattaaaaaaaatatgtaaattcaTGAAAATTAAGCAATAATTCAAAAATTTATGCGAAATGTATAGCTTGGTTGTGAATGTGCGGAAAATAAAGGGTAATTCATAACTAGTTAAGCTATAATTCACAACGAAGCTAGGATCGTATGACTCAATTAAAGCCTATATTCACAATTATATATGAGTCTTAAATTCATCGCGGATGTAAAAttagttgtaaatttaaaaacattaacGACACAAACATCACAGGACACCTTATTCCAGATCCATTAcatgataaaattatatatttcgACACAAAGCTAAGATTCTTGAGTAATGGTAGTGATTCGTTTTAGAGTCCTGCAGTGAGTCATTGATGGAATTAGAGATCATAAAATAAGAGAACCACCAGGCTGAGATTAATAGATGCAATGTTGTCTAGATCATTAATGTTCACCAAGGAATTTCAAACTCTTGAAAGCCAACTCCAGCAGGTTGTATCATAGACTTCAATCGAGCAACAAGTTGATTCAGTTGGTTGCATCATTTTCTCAATTCTTGTAATTTGCTGGAAGATGTGTATAAGTAGATTAGACAGAGAAATGAGTGGGTGGAAATTGGAAAATATATGGTTTAGATCGAACATGTATTCTCTTAGGATAATTAATTatgttacatatatataaactagTTAAACTTTTATCTTTTTTAGTCTAgtgaatatttttatatttttcatatattaaCTCATAATTAGTCAAATACAAAAACCACAATTCCAACAACAGACTTTTCATTAcaatatattagtattatagtACACTATTTAGATTAACCTTGcatcataattaatttaatatatttgatcATCAAATAGGTGCGTAAAATAGGGGCAGGAAGTCGCAGAACAAGAGATCGTTTCCTAAAATTGAAATAAGTGGCTCAATCAAGTTGTTGGCTAATATAGTTGATGAGGCAACATTTATTTGTGTAGGTGATTGAAGAAGATATATGATGAAGGTGAGACTCAGAGCACATCAATGGAGGGCCTCTGGAAGAGACACATCTTGCAGGAAGGCGAGTAGAGCGAGGGAGTCCTGTACTTGTCCTCACCTCCCATGATAGGCATCGCCACTCCTCTCTTCACCGGGCTCACATACCCACCCCTGTATGTCTTCCCCAGAACCCCCTCCACGCCTTCCGACAGATTGAAGAAATTGAAGTTCACCTCAAGATGAGCGAACACATCATCCGACGGCAACTCGTAGTGATGAACCCTATTTTCCTTCTCTCCGATCGGGGTCACCCTGATGTCCATCTGCACCAGCCCCGACACGCTCGCTCTCACCGTGTTCACGTCCACGGTCCTCTCGATCACCACCTGCCTtgcgccgctgctgctgctgctgctccacTCGGCCTCGCCCTCCGTGGGAACGGAGATGGAGTGGCCGTTCCACTTGACGAGGAGGGCGTCGGTGTTGTTGTCCCAGTGGGAGACTCGGTTGGCGGCTAGGACTAGCGTGTTGGCGTCGAACATGAGGGAGAGGGCTTGAACCCAGGTGAAGTCGCGAGTCCTGGCGGCGGGCCTGTTGCCGATGAAGTGTGCGTTGATGTGGAGGTTGTGGTCCGACACGATGGCGAAGTCATTGCCCTTTGATCCGTGGAAGTAGAACATCACGCCGTCGCCTCCCACGAACCGCGGGTCGTAGCAGACCGACCCCTTCTCGTTGCAGTCGGGCTTCCTCCCTGCAaactcattcattcattcagtCATCAAAACTTGATTAATTATTATCGATCAAGAGATGGGACGTACATTTGCAGGTGGCTTGGCATCTGCTGCTGCAGTCGAGGAAGCAGCCCTTTTGCTTCCTGTTCTTCTTCGGCTTCCTCTCCGGGCAGTCCGACGGGCAGGTCAGCGTCTTATACTGGCATGCTCCCGCGCCGAGGCACTTACCTCTTTCCTGCCCGGAATTTGGGACCGCTGATAATGATTCGTAATTACCGGAAGGAATGACGCGAGcaggtggcggaggaggaggtgACGGCCTCCTTGCTTTCTGGCCGTTGTCTTCCTCGTCGTCTCCGCCCTGCCAGTCACCGTCATTCTCGTCGCCTCCTTGGTCATTTCCgtttccatttccatttccatttccattGCCGTTGCCGTTGCCGTTGCCTCCTCCCAAATTTCCGTTTCCATTGCCGTTTCCGTTGTTACCTCCGGCATTCCCATTTCCGTTGCCGTTGCCGTTGTTGCCTCCCAAGTTGCCATTGCCGTTGCCATTTCCATTATTGCCATCCCCGTTGCCATTGCCATTGCCGTTGCCGTTGTTCGGCCCCAAGTTGCCATTGCCATTGGCGTTGCCATTGTTTCCATCTTCCTCTCCATATCCATTGCCGTTGCCATTGCTATCAGCTTGGGCAACAATGCTGCCCACAAACAGCACCACAAGGGCGGCCAATATGCACACCCTCCTAGCCTTCATTTTTTCCGATTCAATTAGACTCAATATTTTTTTGTCTAGTGGATgcgatgatgatgattttgcAGACCAGATTGGACCAATATTTATAGGCTAAGAGTAAGAGTAAGAGAAGTAATTGATCGATGAGCGTGCGTGGAGGTTAGCTAAAGGCGTACCAAAATTATGGGAGCTGACATGCATGGACCTTTTACATTATAAGGAAATTAATTCAAACAGCTCATtcaattcaatatatatttagcTTACGTACATTTGATTCTTTCTGCTGCAAATTCTTGCTCCAGTAGTCGCATGCAGgtataattaagttaattagTCTCCTATTTCACTCTTAACAATCTTTCAGAGACTTAATTTAATGTTTTTCCTACATTAACTTCATTATACTGCGAACTTAAACAATagtaattactccctccgttttttttaagtgtcctattaagataaatttattattcatttttaagtgtcctatttcaaaatttgagaataaaaaatgacaaagtttCTACTTTACCCCTTTTTAAatgtcctatttcaaaatttgagaataaatttattacactttgaaaataataaatatgggcacaaAAGTAATACTCCAACTTCCttgatatatgtattttttttttccatggaACACTTAAAAAAAGGAGGGAGTACTAGCTAATTGCTTactatttattttgtattttctttt is a window encoding:
- the LOC131000662 gene encoding uncharacterized protein LOC131000662; this encodes MKARRVCILAALVVLFVGSIVAQADSNGNGNGYGEEDGNNGNANGNGNLGPNNGNGNGNGNGDGNNGNGNGNGNLGGNNGNGNGNGNAGGNNGNGNGNGNLGGGNGNGNGNGNGNGNGNGNDQGGDENDGDWQGGDDEEDNGQKARRPSPPPPPPARVIPSGNYESLSAVPNSGQERGKCLGAGACQYKTLTCPSDCPERKPKKNRKQKGCFLDCSSRCQATCKWRKPDCNEKGSVCYDPRFVGGDGVMFYFHGSKGNDFAIVSDHNLHINAHFIGNRPAARTRDFTWVQALSLMFDANTLVLAANRVSHWDNNTDALLVKWNGHSISVPTEGEAEWSSSSSSGARQVVIERTVDVNTVRASVSGLVQMDIRVTPIGEKENRVHHYELPSDDVFAHLEVNFNFFNLSEGVEGVLGKTYRGGYVSPVKRGVAMPIMGGEDKYRTPSLYSPSCKMCLFQRPSIDVL